The following are from one region of the Capsicum annuum cultivar UCD-10X-F1 chromosome 1, UCD10Xv1.1, whole genome shotgun sequence genome:
- the LOC107850350 gene encoding putative late blight resistance protein homolog R1A-10, translated as MKVAEYASFPNVPFPMRFLEQEESWNLFRPKAFDKKVCPMKFDNVAKEVVKNCKELPLVISTVAGTLSGKRTLDEWWKVAQTVSSLVNLDDYQRCSGVLVLSYNHLPPHLKSCFLYFGVFPKAREISVKKLLRLWTAEGLLELKGLEEPEKLGSSLLQDLIDKSLVVVGEQSLDGKIKAYRIHDLLHDLCLGEAESENLLYVLNPPVSKGHQTVFPKGSRWVSLHSTRGYFSSIRFDDLMRSKTRSLHISFSISIDRLVLRLNHFKFLRVLDLEKVSCYDLPREIVQLSSLRYFSMMVCKITKDLSISKLWNLQTLVFRQSYRGASPPIILSNGIWEMSQLRHLQGMYLCSPPQLSANEVKYRALENLQSVSGLSSRCCTKEIFEGIKKVKKVQIFDMVHEICSKLKCLDNLICLHELEELSIEGYIYSFIRLPRLEFFPPNLTKLTVNNTRLPWKEMTIISKLPKLKVLQLKKYAFDMKIVWELTEMGFPELRFLLLEESTLVYWRAADDYFPCLERVVIRNCRYLHEIPQGFADSMTLQQIELHGCRPSLVTFVDRIQKEQLESSGSDMRKVYAFDTIREFDEDHGEVMKTVEEDSNEDLQNFI; from the exons ATGAAGGTTGCTGAATATGCTAGCTTTCCGAACGTTCCTTTTCCAATGCGTTTCCTGGAGCAAGAGGAAAGTTGGAATTTGTTTCGCCCAAAGGCATTTGACAAAAAAGTCTGTCCTATGAAATTTGACAATGTTGCAAAGGAAGTTGTGAAAAACTGCAAAGAATTACCACTTGTGATTTCTACGGTTGCAGGAACTTTATCCGGCAAGAGGACGCTGGATGAGTGGTGGAAAGTAGCTCAAACTGTGAGCTCACTAGTAAACCTTGATGATTATCAACGTTGCTCAGGAGTACTCGTTTTGAGCTACAATCATCTTCCTCCGCACTTGAAGTCTTGCTTTCTGTATTTTGGAGTTTTCCCAAAAGCTAGAGAGATTTCAGTAAAGAAGTTGCTTAGACTATGGACTGCAGAAGGACTCTTAGAGCTAAAAGGGCTCGAGGAACCAGAAAAATTGGGTTCTAGTCTTTTACAAGATCTTATTGATAAAAGTCTAGTTGTCGTTGGCGAGCAGAGTTTGGACGGTAAAATCAAGGCATATCGAATTCACGATCTTCTCCATGATTTATGTTTGGGAGAAGCTGAAAGTGAGAATCTCTTGTATGTTTTAAATCCCCCAGTTTCTAAAGGACACCAAACAGTTTTTCCTAAAGGTAGTCGGTGGGTGTCACTTCATTCAACACGAGGTTACTTTTCTTCCATTCGTTTTGATGATCTTATGCGTAGCAAAACGCGCTCTCTTCATATTTCTTTCAGTATAAGCATAGATCGTCTTGTGTTAAGACTAAACCATTTCAAATTTCTTAGGGTACTGGACTTGGAGAAAGTGAGCTGCTACGATTTACCTAGAGAAATAGTACAGTTATCTTCATTAAGGTATTTTTCTATGATGGTTTGTAAGATTACTAAAGATCTATCGATTTCCAAACTTTGGAATCTGCAAACTTTAGTCTTCCGTCAAAGTTATCGAGGAGCAAGCCCTCCCATTATTTTATCAAATGGAATTTGGGAAATGTCTCAATTGAGGCATCTCCAGGGGATGTACTTGTGTTCTCCTCCACAATTATCAGCTAATGAAGTTAAGTATCGGGCTCTGGAAAACTTGCAAAGTGTTTCTGGGTTGAGTTCGCGTTGTTGCACAAAGGAAATCTTTGAAGGGATTAAGAAAGTGAAAAAAGTGCAGATTTTTGACATGGTGCATGAAATTTGTAGTAAGCTCAAATGCCTAGATAATctgatatgtttacatgagctCGAGGAGCTAAGTATTGAAGGTTACATATATAGTTTCATAAGGCTTCCGCGTCTGGAATTTTTCCCACCAAATCTCACGAAACTGACAGTTAACAATACTCGTCTACCTTGGAAGGAAATGACGATCATTAGCAAGTTGCCCAAACTCAAAGTGCTTCAATTGAAGAAATATGCCTTTGATATGAAAATAGTCTGGGAGTTAACAGAGATGGGATTTCCTGAATTAAGATTCTTGCTCCTCGAGGAGTCGACACTTGTTTATTGGAGAGCCGCCGATGATTATTTCCCATGCCTTGAGCGTGTAGTTATCAGAAACTGCAGGTACTTACACGAGATTCCTCAAGGATTTGCGGATAGTATGACACTGCAGCAAATTGAATTACATGGATGTAGGCCTTCCCTTGTGACTTTTGTTGATCGGATCCAGAAAGAGCAGTTAGAGAGTTCGGGAAGTGACATGCGCAAAGTTTATGCCTTCGACACAATTAGAG AATTTGATGAAGATCATGGAGAAGTAATGAAAACGGTTGAAGAAGATTCAAACGAAGATTTACAGAATTTCATCTGA
- the LOC124899160 gene encoding cell division cycle 20.2, cofactor of APC complex-like: protein MTSVSWSPDGRRLAVALNNSHVQLWDTLQGSSRLVSGFFRVFFLQKSTARVTRSNIFPSTQLRTLRGHKLRVGSLDWNDNILTIGGMDGMIINKDVHVRSHVVGTYRDTLRRHERELLSSHGFTDNQVTVWKYPSMTKISELFGHTLRVLHMAQSPDGYIVATAAADETLTLWNVFGNPEENKPVLKRKLEPFFNLAQIR from the exons ATGACTAGCGTCAGCTGGTCACCAGATGGAAGACGCCTTGCAGTTGCCTTGAATAATTCACACGTTCAGCTGTGGGACACCTTGCAGGGGTCTAGCCGATTGGTAAGTGGTTTCTTTCGCGTCTTCTTTCTACAGAAGTCAACTGCAAGGGTTACGAGGTCTAACATCTTTCCATCTACACAGCTGAGGACGTTACGAGGACACAAATTAAGGGTTGGCTCACTTGATTGGAATGACAACATACTGACAATTGGAGGCATGGATGGTATGATCATCAACAAAGACGTGCATGTAAGATCCCACGTAGTTGGAACATACAGGGACACACTCAGGAG ACACGAGCGCGAGCTTTTGAGTTCTCACGGCTTTACCGACAACCAGGTCACTGTTTGGAAGTATCCTTCTATGACGAAAATTTCAGAACTTTTCGGTCACACATTACGAGTTCTTCATATGGCTCAG AGCCCGGATGGCTATATTGTAGCGACTGCAGCAGCGGATGAGACACTAACATTATGGAATGTTTTTGGGAATCCTGAAGAGAATAAGCCTGTGCTAAAGAGAAAGCTAGAGCCATTTTTTAACTTGGCACAGATTAGATAA